A portion of the Apus apus isolate bApuApu2 chromosome 3, bApuApu2.pri.cur, whole genome shotgun sequence genome contains these proteins:
- the FBXO16 gene encoding LOW QUALITY PROTEIN: F-box only protein 16 (The sequence of the model RefSeq protein was modified relative to this genomic sequence to represent the inferred CDS: substituted 1 base at 1 genomic stop codon), translating to MAFAPPRNMDGPKLQTKMSTWTPLNHQLMNDKAIFEERRALLGKWFDKWTDGQRRRILVDLLERCSLSQQKFCAKQLQDRVPTEALDFTTKLPRVLSLYIFSFLDPRSLCRCAQVSWYWKYLSELDQLWMLKCLRFGWYINFSPTPFEQGIWKKHYIEMVKELHVTRPKTPAKDEFVIIDVQPVRSNFPETKLAVPGRRTNKEKKELPPWRSSDRHPTDTIRFNYLDNCHPIEQARQARKKGGGETPDLSRQAAEKKKGAGRGSNKFQKAKSLASITGLXLYQLGPSVMNTQEHFRSELLLNLSLSADLESVPKTSVRPSWATHQSTGNLPSKAAAKTLAQNSQWNAGIRPAPVRAPVPKPREREKKDFTQMNTRSPSSPLFEAQPWHIPPSNQGSDTE from the exons ATGGCATTTGCACCTCCTAGAAACATGGATGGCCCCAAGCTACAGACCAAGATGAGCACATGGACTCCACTGAACCATCAACTCATGAATGACAAGGCAA TATTTGAAGAAAGAAGAGCCCTGCTTGGAAAATGG tttgacAAGTGGACAGATGGTCAGAGGCGGAGGATTCTGGTGGACCTATTGGAACGCTGCTCCCTGTCACAGCAGAAATTCTGTGCCAAGCAGCTACAGGATCGAGTCCCCACCGAGGCTCTAGATTTTACCACAAAGCTTCCTAGAGTCCTGTCCTTAtacatcttttccttcctggaCCCACGAAGCCTCTGTCGCTGTGCACAG GTGAGCTGGTACTGGAAGTACCTCTCTGAACTGGATCAGCTCTGGATGCTGAAATGCCTGCGTTTTGGCTGGTACATCAACTTCTCTCCAACCCCGTTTGAGCAAGGAATCTGGAAGAAACATTACATTGAGATGGTGAAAGAGCTGCATGTCACGAGACCAAAG ACTCCTGCAAAGGATGAGTTTGTAATTATTGATGTGCAGCCTGTAAGAAGCAACTTCCCGGAGACAAAACTTGCTGTGCCGGGAAGGAGGACAaacaaggagaagaaggagCTGCCACCATGGCGTTCATCAGACAGGCATCCAACAGACACCATCCGATTCAACTACCTCGACAACTGCCATCCCATCGAGCAGGCCAGGCAGGC gagaaagaaaggaggaggggagaccCCAGACCTTAGTCGGCaggcagctgagaaaaaaaagggagcagGTCGTGGATCTAATAAGTTCCAGAAGGCAAAATCACTGGCAAGTATCACCGGCCTGTAATTATATCAACTAGGGCCCAGTGTCATGAACACCCAGGAACATTTTCGTTCAGAGCTTTTACTTAAC CTGTCACTTTCTGCAGATCTTGAGTCAGTTCCAAAAACATCAGTTCGTCCCAGCTGGGCCACTCACCAGTCAACCGGGAACCTGCcctccaaagcagcagcaaagaccCTGGCCCAGAATTCCCAGTGGAACGCCGGGATACGGCCAGCACCTGTTCGAGCTCCAGTGCCAAAGCCAcgtgaaagagaaaagaaagacttCACACAGATGAACACCAGGTCTCCAT CATCTCCACTGTTTGAGGCTCAACCTTGGCACATTCCTCCATCTAACCAAGGATCTGACACAGAGTAA